The following is a genomic window from Anaerolineales bacterium.
CGAGGCAATCGCCTCGGCAATCGCATCCACCACTTCGGGACGGCGGCCTTCAGAAAAATTGGGGATACATTCGATAATGGGGACTGTCATTGGGATTGATTATATACCTTGGGCTTGCCAGCCGAAAATGGCAACTGCGCAAGGAATGGACTGGCAGCTTCCTTGCAACCTTTGTATAAACAAAGCCCACCCTCGAACTATGCGCAAACTCACTCCCATGCTCCTTGTAATGCTCGCCAGCCTGGCCTGCAATTTCCCCACCACCACCGTTGGCCCGCCCGCGGCGGCCAGCGTCCAGCCGCTGCTCTCCGCGGACCCGGCCAGCACGCCGCTGGGCGCGGCTGTGCCGCCGCCGACCCTGCCGCCCACCCGCGACCCCAACCTGCCGCTGGCCTCGCCCACACCAGACAGCGCCCACGCGCTGCCTGCCGTGCGCAGCGAGTACAGCGAATATGTCGTGCAGCCCTATGATTTCCTCAGTGCCATCGCCCAGCGTTTCGGCGTCACGCTCGAGGCGCTGATCGCCGCCAACACTCTGGTCAACCCCAACGCTCTCGAAGTCGGCCAGGTGCTGCGCATTCCGCCCCAGGCCGCCGCCGGCAGCGGGCCGGACTTCAAGATCCTGCCTGATTCCGAGCTGGTCAACGGGCCTTACGCGCTCTTTTTCGATGTGAATGCCTTCGTCCAAGGCCAGCCCGGGTTCTTGAAAAACTACCGCGAAGAATTGGATGCCCGCTTTTTCACTGGCGCGCAGATCGTACAGCGCGTCGCCAGCGAATATTCGGTCAATCCGAAATTGCTGCTGGCCGTGCTGGAATACCACAGCAGTTGGCTCAGCAATCCCAACCCGCCCACCGCCAGCTTGGACTTCCCCATGGGCGTGGCCGACTCTTGGCGCAAGGGGCTCTACCGCCAGCTCTCCTGGGCGGCAGACCGCCTCAACCGCGGCTACTACTCGTGGAAGGCCGGTGAAGCCGCCGGTTGGACGCTCAAGGACGGGCTTTTCGTCCCCGCCGCGCCGGGCATCAACGCCGGCACGGCCGGCGTACAGGCCATGTTGGCCCCGCTGCATGAGGAAGGCGCCTGGAGGGCGGCTGCCTCGGAAGGTGGGCTGTTCGCCATCTATCAGCGCCTGTTTGGTTATCCTTTTGACTTGGCCATCGAGCCGCTGCTGCCCGCCGGGCTGGCCCAGCCCGTCCTGCAGCTGCCCTTCGAACCGGGCGTGCCCTGGGTCTTCAGCGGCGGCCCGCACGGCGGCTGGGGCGACGGCTCGGCCTGGGCCGCCTTGGACTTTGCGCCGCGCGGCGACATGCTCGGCTGCAACATCAGCCCCGACTGGGTGGTGGCCGCCGCCGATGGCCTTATCGTGCGCTCCGACGACGGCGCCGTAGTCCAGGACCTGGACGGTGACGGCTACGAGCAAACCGGCTGGACCGTGCTCTACATGCACATAGCCGAACAAGGCCGCGTGCCGCTCGGCGCCTGGGTGCGCGCCGGAGAGCGCATCGGCCATCCCTCTTGCGAGGGCGGCATTTCCACCGCCACCCATCTGCACCTGGCCCGCCGCTATAATGGTGAGTGGATCCCGGCTGCGGGACGGCTGCCTTTTGTGCTGGACGGCTGGGTTTCGGTGAGCGACGGCGTGTTGTACAACGGCGTCATGCAGCGCGACGGTCGCTCTGTGGAAGCCTGTGAATGCCGTGACCCGGCCAATATGTTGCAACGTTAACCATGCCCACCTCCCGCGCCATCAAACTGCTCTGCTTTGCGGTGTTTTCCGCCGCGGCCACCATCGTGTGCAGCAGCGGCTATGTCACTCCCGGCAGCCTGGCCGAGACAGAGCAGGCCGAAGGGCACCTGGCTGCCTCCGCCACTGCCCTGCAGGGCCTGC
Proteins encoded in this region:
- a CDS encoding LysM peptidoglycan-binding domain-containing protein, with translation MLASLACNFPTTTVGPPAAASVQPLLSADPASTPLGAAVPPPTLPPTRDPNLPLASPTPDSAHALPAVRSEYSEYVVQPYDFLSAIAQRFGVTLEALIAANTLVNPNALEVGQVLRIPPQAAAGSGPDFKILPDSELVNGPYALFFDVNAFVQGQPGFLKNYREELDARFFTGAQIVQRVASEYSVNPKLLLAVLEYHSSWLSNPNPPTASLDFPMGVADSWRKGLYRQLSWAADRLNRGYYSWKAGEAAGWTLKDGLFVPAAPGINAGTAGVQAMLAPLHEEGAWRAAASEGGLFAIYQRLFGYPFDLAIEPLLPAGLAQPVLQLPFEPGVPWVFSGGPHGGWGDGSAWAALDFAPRGDMLGCNISPDWVVAAADGLIVRSDDGAVVQDLDGDGYEQTGWTVLYMHIAEQGRVPLGAWVRAGERIGHPSCEGGISTATHLHLARRYNGEWIPAAGRLPFVLDGWVSVSDGVLYNGVMQRDGRSVEACECRDPANMLQR